In Candidatus Saccharimonadales bacterium, one genomic interval encodes:
- a CDS encoding YegP family protein: protein MATYIIRKDNQHNYYWVLRSDENYKTVAMSSESYDSKQGAKNSIAWVQANGKTTSVVDDTDE from the coding sequence ATGGCAACGTATATCATCCGCAAAGACAACCAGCATAATTACTATTGGGTGTTGCGCTCTGACGAGAACTACAAAACTGTCGCAATGAGCAGTGAGTCATACGATTCCAAGCAAGGAGCTAAAAACTCCATTGCATGGGTTCAGGCAAACGGTAAGACCACTTCAGTGGTCGATGACACCGACGAATAA
- a CDS encoding HNH endonuclease, with amino-acid sequence MIAPQHSQSSLILQYYKMRPNEPVPHSEAVDWAIAEWLSLTGKIFRDPDRAVRDLSQKGILIKVEKGVYMYDPDHVRRNDLYDFTPQQKAEILLRDNYRCVVCGNGKAEGVDLQVDHVKPKEKGGRATIGNGQTLCGQHNFIKKNYSQTEAGKRFFLKMREQAVSLDDANMIAFCDDVLAMYQKYGYDTRIS; translated from the coding sequence ATGATAGCGCCTCAACATAGTCAATCAAGTTTGATCCTACAGTACTATAAAATGCGACCGAACGAACCCGTGCCCCACTCGGAGGCGGTAGACTGGGCAATTGCTGAATGGCTGAGTCTTACTGGTAAAATATTTCGCGATCCTGACAGAGCTGTGCGAGACCTCTCTCAGAAAGGCATCTTGATTAAGGTAGAAAAGGGTGTTTACATGTACGACCCAGACCACGTCAGGCGTAATGACCTTTATGACTTCACTCCTCAGCAAAAAGCCGAGATACTATTGCGTGATAATTACCGCTGCGTGGTTTGTGGAAATGGCAAGGCTGAAGGTGTAGACCTACAGGTTGACCATGTCAAACCAAAAGAGAAGGGTGGACGAGCAACCATAGGGAATGGCCAAACATTGTGCGGACAACATAACTTTATCAAAAAGAATTATTCACAAACCGAGGCTGGCAAAAGGTTTTTCCTGAAGATGCGTGAACAAGCTGTCTCTCTCGATGATGCCAATATGATCGCTTTCTGTGACGATGTACTCGCTATGTACCAAAAGTACGGATACGACACCCGGATTAGCTAA
- a CDS encoding DNA cytosine methyltransferase: protein MKTATITEQEDINLDGVLDSMTIKPVKSSRKTKFTFIDLFAGIGGTRLGFESAGGKCVFTSEWDTFSQKTYEANFGDKPHGDITKIHTSDIPDFDVLLAGFPCQPFSSIGRRQGFEHATQGTLFYDVARIIKDKQPRAFMLENVPGLLTHDKGQTFEIIKKTLDEIGYTVGYKVLNSAEFGVPQQRKRIYIVGFRKELVADDFDFEFPVGMKKDVYINQFLERDAVGYSISKKLQDGYMRKLDDGRPMLVDHSTAVHVKTLVASYHKIQRLTGTFVSDGETGMRLFTESECKAIMGFPTDYKIPVSRTQMYRQFGNSIVVPVVSAVAKKMAKVLS, encoded by the coding sequence ATGAAAACTGCAACAATAACAGAACAAGAAGATATTAATCTGGATGGCGTATTAGATAGTATGACGATAAAACCAGTAAAAAGTTCACGAAAGACTAAATTCACTTTCATCGATTTGTTCGCGGGTATTGGCGGTACTAGGCTTGGTTTCGAATCAGCTGGTGGCAAATGTGTATTTACATCCGAATGGGATACTTTTTCCCAGAAAACATACGAGGCAAATTTCGGCGACAAACCCCACGGAGACATCACGAAAATACACACGTCTGATATACCAGATTTTGACGTACTATTAGCAGGCTTCCCATGCCAGCCATTCAGTAGTATAGGTAGACGCCAGGGGTTTGAACACGCGACACAGGGTACTTTATTTTACGATGTTGCCCGAATAATAAAAGATAAGCAGCCTCGGGCATTTATGCTAGAAAACGTGCCTGGACTATTAACTCACGACAAAGGCCAGACGTTTGAAATCATCAAGAAAACCCTCGATGAAATCGGTTACACAGTAGGTTATAAGGTTCTGAACTCAGCTGAGTTTGGCGTGCCACAGCAACGTAAGCGCATTTATATCGTCGGGTTCAGGAAGGAACTTGTCGCGGATGATTTTGATTTTGAGTTTCCAGTAGGAATGAAGAAGGACGTATATATCAATCAGTTCCTGGAGCGTGATGCGGTCGGGTACTCTATTAGTAAAAAGTTGCAAGATGGCTATATGCGCAAACTTGATGACGGAAGGCCTATGCTAGTAGACCACAGTACTGCAGTGCACGTTAAGACATTAGTGGCGTCATACCATAAGATCCAACGGCTAACTGGCACGTTCGTAAGTGATGGTGAAACTGGAATGCGCTTATTTACGGAAAGTGAATGTAAGGCAATAATGGGATTCCCTACCGACTATAAGATTCCCGTATCGAGAACTCAGATGTACAGACAATTCGGCAATTCAATAGTCGTACCAGTAGTGTCTGCGGTCGCAAAGAAGATGGCAAAAGTTCTTAGCTAA